The proteins below are encoded in one region of Paenarthrobacter ilicis:
- a CDS encoding SulP family inorganic anion transporter: MTPEQLMSLRVTFRSPRRLLTESLAGLVVALALIPEAIAFSVIAGVDPRIGLFASFTMGVVTALVGGRPAMISAATGAVALVIAPVMKEHGLDYLIATIILAGVFQIILAVLGVTRLMRFIPRSVMIGFVNALAILVFTSQMPELFNVPWMVYPIVVVGLVIVFGLPRLTTAIPAPLVAIVLITLVTVVGGIDVPTVSDKGELPDSLPGFFLPHVPLTLETFQIIAPFALSMALVGLLESLMTAKLVDDITDTRSNKTRVSWGQGAANIVTGFLGGLGGCAVIGQTMINVKGSGARSRLSTFLAGVFLLLLVVVLGDVVGMIPMAALVAVMIFVSLITFDWHSVRISTLKRLPKSETAVMLLTVAAVVATHNLAVGVGVGVLAAMVLFARRVAHFATVERTELELNGQHVATYTVDGELFFASSNDLYTQFDYAKDSSEGIDRVIIDLHGSHIWDASTVAVLDSVTEKYRNHGREVEFIGLNQASVRMRERLAGKLGS, encoded by the coding sequence ATGACTCCCGAGCAACTCATGTCCCTGCGGGTGACTTTCCGGTCACCCAGACGCCTGCTGACGGAATCACTGGCAGGGCTGGTTGTGGCTCTGGCTTTGATTCCGGAGGCAATCGCGTTCTCCGTGATTGCCGGGGTGGATCCGCGTATCGGGCTTTTCGCGTCCTTCACCATGGGCGTGGTCACTGCCCTGGTGGGTGGACGGCCCGCCATGATTTCGGCAGCCACAGGGGCTGTGGCGCTGGTGATCGCTCCCGTGATGAAGGAGCACGGCCTCGATTACCTGATTGCCACGATCATCCTGGCCGGCGTGTTCCAGATCATCCTTGCTGTCCTTGGCGTGACCAGGTTGATGCGGTTCATTCCGCGCTCCGTGATGATCGGGTTCGTGAATGCCCTGGCCATTCTGGTGTTCACGTCCCAGATGCCGGAACTGTTCAACGTACCGTGGATGGTCTATCCGATCGTGGTGGTGGGACTGGTGATCGTATTCGGGCTTCCGCGCCTGACTACTGCCATTCCCGCACCGCTGGTGGCCATCGTGCTGATCACGCTGGTAACCGTAGTGGGCGGCATCGACGTTCCGACTGTGAGCGACAAAGGCGAACTCCCGGACAGTCTTCCCGGGTTCTTCCTGCCCCATGTTCCCTTGACCTTGGAGACATTCCAGATCATTGCCCCCTTTGCCCTGTCCATGGCTTTGGTGGGCCTCCTTGAGTCGTTGATGACAGCCAAACTGGTTGACGACATTACGGACACCCGTTCCAACAAGACACGCGTCTCCTGGGGTCAGGGAGCGGCAAACATCGTGACGGGCTTCCTGGGTGGGCTGGGTGGTTGCGCGGTGATCGGCCAAACCATGATCAACGTCAAGGGCTCGGGAGCGCGCAGCCGCCTTTCCACCTTCCTGGCGGGTGTATTCCTCCTGTTGTTGGTGGTGGTGTTGGGCGATGTTGTGGGGATGATCCCCATGGCCGCCCTGGTAGCCGTGATGATCTTCGTTTCGCTCATCACCTTTGATTGGCACTCGGTACGGATTTCCACCCTGAAGCGCCTGCCGAAATCGGAGACGGCGGTAATGCTGCTGACCGTTGCCGCAGTGGTGGCGACGCACAACCTGGCGGTGGGCGTCGGCGTCGGCGTCCTGGCTGCCATGGTTCTCTTCGCGCGGAGGGTGGCGCACTTCGCGACCGTTGAGCGGACCGAGCTGGAGCTCAATGGCCAGCATGTGGCAACCTACACCGTGGATGGTGAGCTCTTCTTCGCGTCCTCCAATGATCTCTACACGCAATTCGACTATGCGAAGGATTCCTCCGAAGGCATAGATCGGGTGATCATTGACCTTCACGGCTCGCATATCTGGGATGCCTCCACAGTTGCCGTGCTGGATTCGGTGACGGAGAAGTACCGCAACCATGGCCGCGAGGTGGAGTTCATTGGCCTCAACCAGGCAAGCGTCCGGATGCGTGAGCGCTTGGCCGGGAAACTGGGATCCTGA
- a CDS encoding GTP pyrophosphokinase has protein sequence MASNWDLLDQDQRDAVDANVALYERVRPALKRVTRDVLLTLRDMLNDAEVTPLFVTGRTKTVESFREKISRTEDSLEPGGPRLLKFPDPFRTLNDMVGIRVITKLPAENAAVANIIKRQRQLFDCRGDREKDIGSIESGTYGYSSRHLILRTIQNETVKEYQHAFNPEMPANGSYFFECQIRTVFAHAWSEIEHDIRFKAEDPRAWTPHFDRQFTATAAMLETVESAFADLHERYEEVRGYWDLHGEGAMPLTPNRVRDVWRTLLPHVDRKVDDDWGWAAELLAAHGLTKTVELAGLLSANRITEVRKALDHRYSPGPDRLLDDLLLWQYGTEHIDLTAEAPDAVPHPRRDSLQRRLKQIERYRQTAL, from the coding sequence ATGGCAAGCAATTGGGACCTCCTGGACCAGGATCAGCGCGACGCAGTGGATGCGAATGTGGCGCTTTACGAGCGCGTCCGGCCCGCCCTGAAGCGGGTTACCCGGGATGTCCTGCTCACTCTCCGCGACATGCTCAATGACGCTGAGGTCACCCCGCTGTTCGTTACCGGCCGCACCAAAACGGTGGAGTCCTTCCGGGAAAAGATTTCCCGGACCGAGGATTCGCTGGAGCCCGGCGGCCCACGCCTTTTGAAGTTCCCGGACCCCTTCCGTACGTTGAACGACATGGTGGGCATCCGCGTCATCACCAAGCTCCCCGCGGAGAACGCGGCGGTAGCCAACATCATCAAGCGGCAGCGCCAGCTTTTCGATTGCCGTGGTGACCGGGAGAAGGATATCGGCTCCATTGAGTCCGGTACCTATGGCTATTCCAGCCGCCACCTGATCCTGCGGACCATCCAGAACGAAACGGTCAAGGAGTACCAGCACGCCTTCAACCCGGAGATGCCGGCCAACGGCAGCTACTTCTTCGAATGCCAGATCCGCACCGTGTTCGCGCACGCGTGGAGCGAAATTGAGCACGACATCCGCTTCAAGGCCGAGGATCCGCGCGCTTGGACACCTCATTTTGACCGTCAGTTCACAGCCACGGCCGCCATGTTGGAAACCGTTGAGAGCGCGTTTGCTGACCTTCATGAGCGTTACGAGGAAGTCCGGGGCTACTGGGATCTGCACGGCGAAGGCGCCATGCCCCTCACGCCCAACCGGGTCCGTGACGTCTGGAGAACCCTCTTGCCGCACGTTGACCGTAAAGTTGATGATGACTGGGGCTGGGCCGCTGAACTGCTTGCCGCCCACGGTTTGACCAAAACCGTGGAACTGGCGGGACTGCTCAGCGCCAACCGGATCACCGAGGTCCGCAAGGCTTTGGACCACCGCTACTCCCCCGGCCCGGACCGCCTCCTGGATGATCTCCTGTTGTGGCAGTACGGAACCGAACACATTGACCTCACCGCTGAGGCGCCCGACGCCGTTCCGCACCCGCGGCGCGACAGCCTCCAGCGGCGCCTTAAGCAGATTGAGCGCTACCGCCAAACTGCTCTGTAA